DNA from Thermoplasma acidophilum DSM 1728:
CATCTACAGGAAGGAAGCATCGGTTGAATACAGCACAGAGGATGTGGGCGATGAGAACAGGGTCATAGTGGACAGCCGAATATTCAGGCTGGCTTTGCCATTCATAGCCATCGTTGTACTTGCTTACTTCCTCTCCAGCCTGGACAGCATACCGGTGAGCTTCATTGCACTTCCAGCCGCATTGACCGTGCTCTACATTGCAAGGGTCAATGGCAAGATAAATACAGGCCTTGTTCTTAGAGAGGCGCCATGGCAGATCGTCCTCTTCTCGCTGGGTATGTACGTGGTAGTTTACGGTTTTGGAAATGCCGGCCTCACTGATCTCATAACCGATCTTATGCGTTCACTGATGTCGCTGGGAAATCCGGCGTATACTCTTCTGGGCGGGTTGTTTTTTGGCTTTCTTGCCGGGGCTATGAACAATCTGCCGTCCACGATGATGGGCGTCCTCACGGTATCCAGTCTCAGTGGTAACAGGTTCCTGCTTTATGCAAACGTAATAGGAAATGACATAGGCCCGAAGTTCACGCCGATAGGTTCTCTGGCAACTCTCCTGTGGATGTACACGCTCAGGCGGAAGCATGGAATAGAGGTAACGCCGCTCTATTACATGAAGATAGGCTTCATCGCAGCGCTCCCAGTTCTGGTTGTGACGCTCCTTTCACTTTATGCGGTGGTATCCCTAGGCCTTTAAAAAATGAAAAAATTGTTTATGGATTCTTTTACTTTTCAGAATGAGGATGGCGCAGGATTGTCGGCCAGCTGTATCGGGAATGATGGAATGCTGACGGTGGTATTGTACACTTCATCAATGAGCCACTGGACTGCGTACACTGATCTGAAGGCCGGCTGGTTGAAGTAGTTATCATCGAATATTGTGAAATAGGTGCCATTCTTGTAAGCATTTGTCTGATCGAATGGATCTGTTTTCATCACAGATGAGTTGACGTACTGATCCAGCAGTATTATATCCGGCGAATCGTTGAGTATCACCGATCCAGGTACCGTATAATATCCAGTTTCGTTTGCTATGTTGCGCAGATCCGCTATGTTGAAGAAATCGTTTATGAACGTCTGATTGCCGGCAGTCCAGTAACCGCCCTCAGTGCTGAGCAGGTAGAAGATGCTCATCCTCTTTCCATCGGAAAGCCTCGTGGCGTTCTGGTGAAGGTAAGTCAGCGATGTCTGCATCCAGTGCACTATCTCAGTTGCGTTGTTCTGCGTTCCAGTTATATTTCCTAGCTCGAGGATCTGCTGCTCTATCTGCGTAAAGTTATCCTGTCCAACCTCTATTACAGGTATCCCCATATCCAGTATTTTCGTTATGACGTTCTGCGGATAGTATGAAGGTATTGTTATGACCGCCTGCGGAGAGACGTTCAGCAGCTCTTCATAGTTGACCGTATCCAGCTCACCGACAATTGGAACGCTCAGATTTTTTGGATAGGTGGTGTAGGTGCTGATGCCAACCAGATCCTTTTCAGCGCCAAGTGCGTAAAGGTTAACCGTTATGCTTGGCAGCAGCGAAACTATCCTTGTGAGCGG
Protein-coding regions in this window:
- the arsB gene encoding arsenical efflux pump membrane protein ArsB; the protein is METGYRLFRDHRRHNIDSSWLSTPVDIIKVWGIIWNPTFTFVAIIIMSLVFDYSGFFEYYAIRISKMAGGNGLKLFVFIVLLGSAISAFFANDGTALVLTPIVSAITARTGMDKRRALAFVMATGFIADSSSLPFIISNLVNIIGAGYFGVSFAQYAETMIVPDIVSIMASLGVLILIYRKEASVEYSTEDVGDENRVIVDSRIFRLALPFIAIVVLAYFLSSLDSIPVSFIALPAALTVLYIARVNGKINTGLVLREAPWQIVLFSLGMYVVVYGFGNAGLTDLITDLMRSLMSLGNPAYTLLGGLFFGFLAGAMNNLPSTMMGVLTVSSLSGNRFLLYANVIGNDIGPKFTPIGSLATLLWMYTLRRKHGIEVTPLYYMKIGFIAALPVLVVTLLSLYAVVSLGL
- a CDS encoding ABC transporter substrate-binding protein, with protein sequence MNRNSVLAIAIIIVVVVAGVSYFYYKEGIGTNDVAQVYAPNAKLPFTHPLTRIVSLLPSITVNLYALGAEKDLVGISTYTTYPKNLSVPIVGELDTVNYEELLNVSPQAVITIPSYYPQNVITKILDMGIPVIEVGQDNFTQIEQQILELGNITGTQNNATEIVHWMQTSLTYLHQNATRLSDGKRMSIFYLLSTEGGYWTAGNQTFINDFFNIADLRNIANETGYYTVPGSVILNDSPDIILLDQYVNSSVMKTDPFDQTNAYKNGTYFTIFDDNYFNQPAFRSVYAVQWLIDEVYNTTVSIPSFPIQLADNPAPSSF